DNA from Tachysurus vachellii isolate PV-2020 chromosome 22, HZAU_Pvac_v1, whole genome shotgun sequence:
tagatatatatgaaAACTCTTATGTACAATTTAAAGTCCAACATTAGAGCACTCTCTTGTATTATACAATATTCCCTACATTAACATGCTTCAAATGCAAGTCACTTattatcatctttttttttttttttgcggtcAACGAAGCCTCCCTGAGGCGaatttaaacattatatacagaTGTAACGCTCAGACTAGGGCACGGACGGCCCCTCGTTCAAGCTTTGCCTTCAAACCCGGGCGCCTAGACTCCACGATCAGACGCAGGACGAGCTCCACGTGCGCCCCACGGTGTGAGGTAGCAGTTCACAGTGCAAACAGGATACGAAAAATAGCAATACAAAAGTCTTCACTTGGTATTGCGCTAGGTGCTAGTCACTAGCCCGCCTGAGGTGGGCGGTCTCACTCGAGTGTGTGTGGCCGTTGGGTAACAGAGTCTGTGTGAGCTCAGCGTCCGTGCAGGTTGAGGGAATGGAGGTCGGTTTTACCGGCCGATGGTGGCTCTCGCTCGGAGACGATGTTCCTGTCCTACTGGTCACGGATCCTGGGACAGAAATGAAAATATACCAGTTTAGTTGAGCTTTTTATAGCTTTTAAACATCGACCCCATTAGGAGGCACTACAATGGATACATACGCCCTTCCTGACTCAACCCTCATGTTTTGATTTGGGTTTGTGACCGGCACCGACTTGTGCAACCCCCAGTTGGTTACCTGCCTCGAAATCGTACTTGGGCCATGACACCTAACCTACAGTAAGCATGCAGTAATTTATGATCATTTCAAAATATTGTAGAAGTGAACAATCCTGGTTGTGCTTGGTTCTGCTCCGCTAGCTGAAGGATTCAAGTATTTGGTATAATGCCACACCCATTAAGGCAGCTCTCAGATTGCTCTTGTTGCTTGTATTgaataactcactcactcactcatcttctaccgcttatccgaactacctcgggtcacggggagctcaggcgtcatcgggcatcaaggcaggatacaccctggacggagtgccaacccatcgcagggcgtaTTGAATAACTAAGatttgcattttctgttaatcaaACTTTGGTGTCTCCAATCTGGGAAACTGGTACGGTATAAAACACTGTGCCTATTAAAATATAGCCAACTATACCAGAACCTCTAGAGTTTACCTTTCAACAAGCTGATTCTGACTCTCCCTTTTTAGACTCTAGTCTGTTCCCTTGTTCGGCCCTGAGGCCATGGAATGTGCTGTGCACACTCTGTGTTAATAAAACCAAGCCAAACTAAATCATTCCACCCATCTGATGACAGGACAGAGGGTTCCTTCATCAAGCGATGATGGACGGTGAGCGTTTCTCTTGATTTATGAGCCGTGGGCGGAACACAATGAATCAAACTCAGTAAAAGTATGACATGCGGATATTGGGCAATAAAACTCTGTTGCTCGTTTTCTCGCACTCACCTTTTCTATCAGCATTTTTCTTGTGCGACGTAGGCGTCGCCTCTTTCCTGACTCCGTTTGGCATGCCGTTACAGTGCCCGTCGCCCGTCTTAACGCTGCTGAAGGTCGATGGAGGCTGCACCTGTTGGTACTCCATGCCTGAAGAAGGTGTAATGCCATGGCAAAAGTAGTCTGGTGGCCTGGAGTAGCTGTTACCGTTTTCCATGCAATCAGTACACAGGACTGGAACATCAAAACCTCCTGATAGGTCAAGGACCGGAAATGATGAGTTTAGGTTCCGATGACGAAATGgcgttttaattttttaacGTGTAGTTAGAAATGCTTACCATTGTTGTGAGTGTGGCCACTCGGCTGGGATCCTCCGCTGGACTCCACTCTTATACATACGTCCTGCCTCTCAGACAGCGTGCCCTGTGAGGACAGGTAGCTTGGGACATCAGGAGGAACAATGGTCTCATCTGGAGGAAACGATCGTGGAAAACATTAGCATTTTCACATCTCAAAGGACAAGTAACCAAACAGAAGCGGTGTTCTGCCGCCTACCCGTGTTGACGCTGCACTCTTCGCTCTTCTTCCTTGTCTGGTAGATGATGCACACCCACACCAAAGAGGTCGCCACGACACTTGTAACCACGGCGATCACGACAATGCCTACAGTGACCGCCCCAGAGCTGGCGTTCATGTGGCAATTGCCACCAGGTCGCTGGATCACGGTCAAGCTACACTGGGCACGCTCGGTGCCTAGAGGGTTGGACATGACACAAGTGTAGCGTCCAGCATCCTCCAGCATGGAGCTGCTGATCACCAGAAGCTGGTTGGCGTGGGTGAAATGATGGCGCTCACTGGGGTGCAGCGGCTCACCCCCATGCAGCCAGGTGATTCGGGGAGGAGGGCTACCCATGGCTTTACATTGCAGAGCCACTGCCTCGCCAAGCACCACACTGCGGTCCTCCATCCCCTGCAGGAGGTGAGGCATTTCTAAGGGATCACATGGAGAAAAGATTGACATTGACATTCAGCTACAGACAAACTAGAAACAAATTAAGAAGAGTtgtgactttctttcttttcaccaTGTAAAGAGTCATGTAAAGAAAAGGACCACACACTAGATCCAAATTGTTATACATCTTAAAACATACAACAAACTAGTTATGACTTATGTTCACCAAGGAACCTCAGAATTTTGTTCATTGGTCGAAGGGAGTAAACTGTTTCCTAAACAAACTCATCAACTAAAAGTGGTTACCAAAAGATCATGGATTACTGGTATACTTTCTGGGTTGTCAAGATGTAGGCAGTTTGAATCCTACAAACTATAGCAAAGTTCATATCATGTTAAAACATGTAGATGGAACCCCAGTATGCTACCCTGCTATATCACCTGCTAATAAATCTACACTTTCAGTTACACTTAGAGCAAAACCATCCAATGCCTTATGATTAGTTTGTTGTACCTGATTAGCTTCATGCCTGAATGTAGCCTGTGCTTTCTGCAGGTACTTATGTAAGGTGGTGATTAGTTTGTGTCCGACATCCGCTGTGTTACTGTGGAATCTGAGGCTGTCCCTGCAGCGCTATTCAGCAGCTGAACTCAGGCCTGAGAAAAACTCTCATATCCCACTGCTTAAGACCTCTGTCTTGCCCCTCAGCCTCTCTGTGACCTCTTCTCTGTCCTTTCACCTCTGACCCCACTTAAAAACAAGGCCACAGCTGCACCAGCCAGACCAAAACTGAACTACTTTGAGTGTGGAAACTACATCTAACTTACTACTCGGTGTATAAACCCAATCAAAGGACGCTCTCTCGGCTTTTCAACTAAAACCAGTAGAACTCTGTGTTTAAACCCAATTCTTACCCAGCACGGTGAGCGTGACATTGGCAGAGATCATGCCTGCGGTGTTTCTGGCTGTGCAGCTGTACACACCCATGTCTTCAGGCTTCACGTGCATTATGAAGAACACGTCGTCGTCGGGCATCACCTCCATGCGCCGCTCACGGGCTGCCGGGAAATCCGTGCCACCGTCTTTCTGCCAAGCAACCTGTGGAGGTGGATAACCTTTTGCTGCGCACTCCAGACGGGCCTTTGCACCAGCCCGGATGGTGAGGTCACGTGGGGTCTTCACAAATGAaggcagcactgtgtgtgtgtgtgtgtgtgtgagaggtggttGGTGGGGGCAGGGGGTAGAGGAAGGAGCAGTGAATTAACCATGGATAAGTTTATTCTTGCACAACACACCAATAATTTCAGTTGGATTTAGGAAATACTTGAAACTTTGcagtaaatcagtaaataagagtaaaataTCCAAATACAATCGAATCAATTTGCATCTGTTGGACTGGCTACGTAAAAGAGTCACCGTCTGTACAGCAACGGGCGCTAAATCGATTTGTTCCAAATGTGCTTGGACAGGTCAGTCAGGAAATGGGAGGGAGAACGGAGGGCCACTAATCACATTTCTGTCCTGAAGCCGAGTCTCGGCTCCGCTCCTTAATTCAGCAAATAAGTTATGAATCCAAGTGCTATCAGGACACGTGATCGGAACCAGCAACATGTGGTAATACACTGATCattaaaatgtgtatgtatgtgtatatatatatatagtgtgagagctcacacataaacacacatatagttaacacacaaaaaaagcttgtatgttttgtttctctAGGGGTCTTTTTCCACCCCCTTGCTACAGGAAcctttggcaaaaaaaaataataataatttaaatcgTGCTTTTGTTGGCCACAAGATCAGGAGCAAAAGAACTGTTCATTAATCCCAAAGCTGGTTCTTGGGCCAGTTCTTGATTGAGTTCAtgcttctcactcactcactcactcatcttctacagcttatccgaactacctcgggtcacggggagcctgtgcctatctcaggcgtcatcgggcatcaaggcaggatacaccctggacggagtgccaacccatcgcagggcacacacactctcattcactcacgcactcacacactacggacaattttccagagatgccaatcaacctaccatgcatgtctttggaccgggggaggaaaccggagtacacggaggaaacccccgaggcacggggagaacatgcaaactccacacacacaaggcggaggtgggaatcgaaccccgaccctagaggtgtgaggcgaacgtgctaaccactaagccaccgtgcccccccccagtTCATGCTTCTCGTATgtgatatttaaatgattacatgaatatttatttattataggtGTATAGCTGGTAGAACGTAAACGGTAATATCTGGGTTGTACTGAAGATAAAGACTTTAAATACTGAGCTACCGCAACTCTTAAAAGCGTTAAAATAAAACCTACCGCTGATGCTGAGACGTGCTTTGTTGGAGTAGGTGGAGCCAAAGTGATTGGAGATGACGCACTGGTAGCGGCCCTCGTCCTCGAACTTGACGTTGCGTAGATGGAGGACGGTTGTGTACTCCATGATTCCTGGGCTGTCTTTGGAGGTGGAGTGGGCAGAGTTCTCCACGTGGGCATGAGGCAGTGGCTCCTGGTCTTTCCGCCATGTGAAGGTCATGGGCGAGCTGCTGCTGCTTACAGCCATGCACGTCAAACGCACGTCTTTGCCTAACACGCCAGCTGTGGCTGAGGGGTGAACCGTGATCTGAGGTTTAGGCAGATCATCTATGGAGGGAAAAATACACAGTTAAAATGAGCACAAAAATGATTTGCTATACAGACTTACACAAGTTGTGCTTGTAGTTTTTGTACGCATTCTTGGTGCGAGCATGAGACACACCCCTTCTTGTAAATACAGTCTATATTCCAAACAATCAGTCCTATATTTCCCTGAATGCCAAATCGTGTCAGATCATATTCTCCTGTCGAGATCGGTCCAAACCCAAACCTAACACACCTAATCCGAGTAATCATGTCCATCAAGACAGGGCTATGTAATATAACAGAACATGCAATGATGCCTACCACAAACAAAGCTCTGTGCAGGAGCCTGGAAGATGCTGGTGCCCTTCAGGCTCTCAGGGTGTGCGCACATGGCGTGGATGCCAGACTGTAGCTCTCGTGCCACAACCCACTCAGGAAACCAGTGCAGCTGGCAATCGCACAGGAAGCTATCGCTGAGGATCTCGCTGAGGACACGGAGAGATTTTTAACAGCGAATTAACACACAAGTTTGcctctaattaaaaaaataaaataaaatacaatcataataaatcaaaagcatgtgtgtgtgtttgcccttgTAGTGTGAATAAGTCTGGGACTCACAGGCTGCGGAGGTTCTTCATATTGTTGAAGGCGTCTGGTAGAATGGAGAGGATGGCGTTTCCGCCCAGGTTTCTGTTCAGACGTGACAGAGATGATTTTGGAGCGTCCCCAACGTAAACACGGTATACACACGTTCTCTCTGTCTCGTATACATATGTATCTCAGCTTGTACTTGTAGAAAAGTTTACTTTAGTCTAGGCAAAATGAGACCAGTGTATCTTACTAAATCTGTACCCTCAAGCTGCTTCTCAAACACTAAATTCCATTTCTTTGACAAAATGTTTGTCTCCCAAAGGGAGAAAAGCTGGAGCTAAAGCTGGCTGGAGCAAAACTCTGAGCAGCtggctatgaaaaaaaaaatagtctcaatcttctttttttttttttgtttttttttttacaaagataCTATTAAATTGCATGCAGCCCTCTCAAGCATCTGTTTTTGGCAGAGTGCACCAGTGGCTGCGATGCATTCTGGGATACTCACAGGTGCTCAAGGGCTTCCAGGCCTGAGAAGGCTTTCTTGGCCACCGACTTGATCCTGTTTCCAAACAGTGTCCTGTGTGTCCAAGAGATGGGACGACGATGGGACGAGGAAAATTTTCAGAAAGGAACAGAAAgtgagaagggagagagagatacatcaTAATTAGTGGGGTTTAATCTGATAAGACTTTGGGGGTATTGAACATTCTGTATACTGTGTACAGATTAGGAAGAGGATGAAAGATCGGGGTTCCCAAACTGCTCCTTCAAAGCTCACTTTTATCTTTATTAGAATGCAGCAGTGATGAACATGACAGGACTCGGGGGGGAGGAAAAGAGGCTTCCGTAAAAGAACGATACGGAGGCTTATAGATTAACAAGCGGCCTTGTCACGGGCTGGCAATCAAATGCTCAACACGATGCTCGCCGATCCTCCAGGAGGCTAATCTCGCTCATACCCTCGCTCGACCTTTTAGGAGCCCCAGGAATTTGTTGTTACTTGCTCATTGCTGCTcggtttttatttcattctaccTTCTTTAGCAAAAGGTCGAAATCAAGAATCACTTGTCCGTGGTGCAGATTTATGTCATCTTATGGTTAATGAGATTTAATAGCCGTTTAATAGCCGAGGCTTTCTGTCGGTTGTTTCGTCGCTGTAATCTGACAAACATATTGCGGTTgctgtctgtcttctctctaGTTGCATCAACCCTAACttggtcaagtagaactaaatCTCCAAGTCGCATTGGTTCTCCTTTAAATCGATTCTTGATTGAATGTGTGGTAGAACAGATCCCACAAGAATCAGTGAGGAAGTGCTAAGTAGTTTGAGGCTGACTGGTGGTCATGCTTTCAAATTCTTGGCTCTCTTGTATACATTTGTGGTATTGGCAGGTTGGATGCTATTGTTTGAATTCTGGCTAAGAAAACAGCACGATCCTTACTCGGTCGCTGCTTCAGACTGAGACCGAGGCACGCTGTAATGTCTGTCAGCGGAGAGAATGTGTGATCCCTGAATTTGACCGAGAGACTGGATAAGTCAGCTACCCACAGACTGAGACATCACCTTCTCTCATGTCTTTTGGCCACTAAACACCAGGGCAGCCACCCAGATTGTCCAGAACCAACACACCTAGCTTTAACTCTGTGACAATCCTGTAACAATGTGACACACGTTCTATGATCAACCAAGGAGGTTATAACCAGAAACCCTGTGGATATGGTTCCACATCCGCGATATGAAACAGATCTCGCTTCTTGCGACTTCCTTTTTTATCTGGAATGGGAGAAGTGCTGGGAGAAGTGCATGGGTATTTAAGGATAAATACTAGGGGTTTGCTGCAATAATTTCAGGAATGTTTGTGTCCCCCTGGCCATGCCCTGAACCTGAGCTTTCCGGTTCCCTGACTTAATCCTGAACCTCTACACTGAGCTTTACTTTTCCCTGACTTAATCCTGAACCTCTACACTGAGCTTTACTTTCCCCTGACTTAATCCTGAACCTCTACACTGAGCTTTACTTTCCCCTGACTTAATCCTGAACCTCTACACTGAGCTTTAACTTTCCCTGACTTAATCCTGAACCTCTACACTGAGCTTTACTTTTCCCTGACTTAATCCTGAACCTCTACACTGAGCTTTACTTTCCCCTGACTTAATCCTGAACCTCTACACTGAGCTTTACTTTCCCCTGACTTAATCCTGAACCTCTACACTGAGCTTTACTTTTCCCTGACTTAATCCTGAACCTCTACACTGAGCTTTACTTTTCCCTGACTTAATCCTGAACCTCTACACTGAGCTTTACTTTCCCCTGACTTAATCCTGAACCTCTACACTGAGCTTTACTTTTCCCTGACTTAATCCTGAACCTCTACACTGAGCTTTAACTTTCCCTGACTTAATCCTGAACCTCTACACTGAGCTTTACTTTCCCCTGACTTAATCCTGAACCTCTACACTGAGCTTTACTTTCCCCTGACTTAATCCTGAACCTCTACACTGAGCTTTAGTTTTCCCTGATTTAATCCTGAACCTCCACACTGAGCTTTACTTTTCCCTGACTTAATCCTGAACCTCTACACTGAGCTTTACTTTTCCCTGACTTAATCCTGAACCTCTACACTGAGCTTTACTTTCCCCTGACTTAATCCTGAACCTCTACACTGAGCTTTAGTTTTCCCTGATTTAATCCTGAACCTCCACACTGAGCTTTACTTTCCCCTGACTTAATCCTGAACCTCTACACTGAGCTTTACCTTTCCCTGACTTAATCCTAAACCTCTACACTGAGCTTAGATTGGCTGCAGTCCTGTTTTAAACGTTCATACTGAGCTTTAGCTTTGCTTTGCTATGGTGTTAGCTCTGCTGTGGGTTTGCCCTGAACCTCCAGCCTGCTTCCAACCTCCAGTCTATGGCTTACAATACTAACAATaccttgttattattataaaataataacctACTGCATTACTACGGTGTAAAAACCTACAAAACAGAGCTTTATGACACTAAGGATATAACCACGCTATTAAGTTTTCATATATTCTTGGCTACTTTCACATCTTTGATAGGTGCTACATGTGTATTTAGCGGCTAGTAACTGATTTAAAACGATACGACGCTCTTTGCATAAAGTAATAATGTACTTAAAGGAAACGATTCAAATTAACTGGACGTTTCTGTTTGTTCGTTAGCGTGTTATAAAAGCAGAGGTAAGCCGTAACTCTAAACCTCAGGCGATCCATCCGTAATAAAAGGGATTAAAAACGTAATCTGTCCAAAAGGGAGATGAATTAACTTGATGGAAgagtgaaagaaatgaaagggGTGGTGGGTGTTTTCACAGTCACATCAATGTGCAAGTAAGAACAACAGGAACAAAGCGACTGCAAAGAATCCACACGGTTGATAAAACTACACACCCGTCTCTCATCCGCATCGCTCTATGGGAACGTCCGCAGACACAAAGCAGACGGAAGGCCCTTTGATGTTATGTTCTGTCGTTCTCTTTCGTTCCCAGGCCGCTCAATGGCCTCTCTGGCAGGACCCTAGTGGCTGGAGTGGGTTTTGCCAGGGCTGTGCATCACTGGGATAAAAGAAGCAGGACAGGGAGCGAACATGATGTTTGATGAGGTCAGATTGCCCCTTCACCCTTTCATTTCACACCCTCAGGATTAATTGACACAACTGCAGTGACTGACTAGGGGACTGAGGTAGCTTGCTCAAATCACCACAAAAAGCCTTCTCAGAAGTCTCTCCAATAGTGTCCTTCTGATTCCACTCTTACTATCCAAACATTTTCATCCAAAGCATGAAGCCCTCACagtatcaaacacacacacatacacacacacacatacatgcacacacatacacatacacccacacacatgcaaatacatgcacacacacacgcacacacatacacatacatgcacatacacgcatacacgcacacacatacacatacatgcacacacacacatacacgcatacacgcacacacatacacatacatgcacacacacacacatgcgcacacatatatacacacacatacgcatacatgcacacacacatatacacacacatgcacacacacacatacacatactgtacatacatgcacttatacacacttatacacacacacacacatacataaacacacatacatgcacacacatatacacacacacatgcacatatacacacacacacacacatatatacacacacaaaataaaaatacacacttatacacacacatgtatgtaaGATCTTAAAGCATGTTTCCCCAGGGCAAACAAAAGGGGAAAAGGATTGGCCAAAATATTTTAGTCGACAGATCTTGAGGTATAAGTTCTGGCCTTGTGACTGTAGCATCTGTATAGCATGTGACAATGTGTTTGGATATTACACTGGCCAATGTCTTTGGTGCCAAAGGTGCGGTAAATTGGAGAGTGCATAAAGGCCCATACATCCCCCGATCACCCTCAGAGACgatcagcattaaaaaaaaagcctttatttaaatgtcaattAGTGCTTCTAATCTGTAGGcgtccctcagattcctctctTGTCATCCAGTAATTGAAGATCTCCCAGAAGTGTAGGAAATGATTAGGCTGCACATTCAAAACAAGAATCTGTCTTAACTTTGTGCCAAATGATCTGGAGAAGTTCCGGTTGATTTTCCAACAACATGTAAAAACTGCTTGTACCTAATATTGTTACCTCATATGATCATCCATTGGCCATCCAGCATCATTCGGATGCGACAACTTTACCCAAATACCCAAATGTCCTGTTTCTATCCATGTTAAACAGTACCCTTTGGCAGTGAACTGGTGTTCAACAGAAAATACACAGTTGCAGGTTTCAGGTGCATTAAGTACTGGAGAAAGGTCTGTGAGATATAACTCTCccaacagatatatatatatatatatatatatatatatatatatatatatatatatatatatatatatacttatacctatatatatatatattatatatacacaatatatgtTCCATGGGGTGTTTTATTGTTCATTcttgaatgaaataaacagaaattcggatttttttctgctgtcaataaaaaaaatctaacatggAGTTTGCTTGAGGCTCACCAGCACACGTTTGTGTAATTGGGAGAGATTAGGGATGGAGGGACTAAGGGAGAGTCAGAACTGAGAGGAGAGGGTGAAAGAAAATGACTCACAGCTTCCGGAGTTTCTTTAGGCCTGCAAAGGCACCGCTGGTGTCCTCGATTGTTCCAGAAATGTCATTGTGGTCAAGATccctatagagagagagagagagagagagagagagagagagagagaatgtgaagtGAGATGGAGTAAAGTAGTCTTGGCCCAGTCCCAATACTCTTGGCAGGCATCTGGTTGAGAGTCACAGGTTGTACACATAGTCCCAGACACACACCTGGTCTGAAGAGCTCTCTCActccttcttttctctctctctctctctctctctcagccaaaTGCATTCTTTCCTTTGTGAAGCATGAGACTACAAAAACCGGCCGTGCACCGGCTAGCGCATGCATAATGCATGACAACTGaatgatactgacacacacaaacagccagGCCTCAGAATCTTTCAGCACCATGAAGCCATTTTCAGGTTCATGTTAGACAGAGCGTAGTAGCCAGCGTGGCAAGCCACGACCGCATCGACGACGGGCTCCGTGTTCTCTCCGTGTTCTCTCCGTGTTCTCTCCACTGCTCTAGCGATCGCTTGCTATCAGAACTCGCAGccctttcttttcattcaaaCTTCATCTGTAAGCATTTAAACAAACGTGAAACAAACGCAGGAGAAAAAATATTCCCTTTGAGACGTGCTTTTGTGTATGTGCACCACTCAAAGACCCTCATTCAATCCCACTCCCCCAAACTTCTATTGCAATTTTGACAGCTCTCCCTTTCACACCACCTTGGcttactttctctttctctctctctctctctctctctctctctctgccttggCTGCCAGTTCCCTTTTCATTCTGGCTGGCTAGTCCTAAATGAGCGGTGGGTCGTTAATGGAGGTACCCAGGGCCTCCGGTCCCCCCTTTGCCCATTTCTCTCTCGCCCGGTGCGTACCAATTAAAGCTTGCCCTGCTCCCATTCAGCGGGACACACTAAAGCCATGATTAGATTAGAACTGTCTTGTCAGACAATacagagataaaaagagagaaagaaagagagagggggaggggggggacGGGGACGAGTGCACAACCAGGATGAGCAGAGTAGCAAAGCACATATAACCCCAGAGAAAACTCTCAGCGGAGACACACAGAGGTAGAAAGATTAGCACATCAAACAGGAGGACAAACCACGGGATGAGAGAGCAACGAAGCAAGACGGACGGGAAGAATGGACAGAAGAAAAGGACGAGAAGAAAGAAGGGGTGGGGGTCAAGCAGAGATCCTCTCATTCCCACACGAGGAGCCCCTTCCCCCATGGTTCAGC
Protein-coding regions in this window:
- the lrig1 gene encoding leucine-rich repeats and immunoglobulin-like domains protein 1; its protein translation is MAAALGHISYYVFYCLVTMELFIVHGSSSDLPCSQNCTCTSDATDCSHRKLTDIPKDLPDRTVYLNLSHNMLTAVDTDILSNLPNLKEVRLDHNELTSIPEFGSAPPAIVTLHLHHNKISGVQGSRLRNLTHLETLDLSNNDIIDVREHCFPRGLRVRDLSLSSNKIVHLEFGAFRNLNDTLQVLRLSRNRLTQLPVKGLELPRLTQLDLSRNRLRLIEGLTFQGLSILEVLKLQRNNISKLTDGAFFGLARMRTLHLEYNSLKEVNSGSLYGLQSLLHLHLSNNSISSFNPEGWRFCERLRELHLDHNNLTKLAEGSFVKLANLQTLQLSHNSINYIAEGAFRGLSSLRLLDLDHNDISGTIEDTSGAFAGLKKLRKLTLFGNRIKSVAKKAFSGLEALEHLNLGGNAILSILPDAFNNMKNLRSLEILSDSFLCDCQLHWFPEWVVARELQSGIHAMCAHPESLKGTSIFQAPAQSFVCDDLPKPQITVHPSATAGVLGKDVRLTCMAVSSSSSPMTFTWRKDQEPLPHAHVENSAHSTSKDSPGIMEYTTVLHLRNVKFEDEGRYQCVISNHFGSTYSNKARLSISVLPSFVKTPRDLTIRAGAKARLECAAKGYPPPQVAWQKDGGTDFPAARERRMEVMPDDDVFFIMHVKPEDMGVYSCTARNTAGMISANVTLTVLEMPHLLQGMEDRSVVLGEAVALQCKAMGSPPPRITWLHGGEPLHPSERHHFTHANQLLVISSSMLEDAGRYTCVMSNPLGTERAQCSLTVIQRPGGNCHMNASSGAVTVGIVVIAVVTSVVATSLVWVCIIYQTRKKSEECSVNTDETIVPPDVPSYLSSQGTLSERQDVCIRVESSGGSQPSGHTHNNGGFDVPVLCTDCMENGNSYSRPPDYFCHGITPSSGMEYQQVQPPSTFSSVKTGDGHCNGMPNGVRKEATPTSHKKNADRKGSVTSRTGTSSPSESHHRPVKPTSIPSTCTDAELTQTLLPNGHTHSSETAHLRRASD